In Streptomyces sp. NBC_00483, a single window of DNA contains:
- a CDS encoding glycosyltransferase family 2 protein: MVDISVIVPVYNAETTIERCITSVVRQSIGVDRIELIVVDDGSIDATPTELSRLAALHPVLTVLTIDHRGKPAAARNTGIEHARGRFLYFLDADDWLGEETLERTLTLAERGGADIVLGKIVGVGGRRPATSMFRETVTLGNIFDTYAYRNQVVFKLFRRELIDRLDLRFDEEAGYGEDIIFVSTAYLAARDSIGIVSDYDCYYWTRAQGDQQELSRTYQAPERVTNIIEPVRQIQEADLDPDQRDAMMSRHFKDVVGFLRRWVGVQGVPASEAAFDRIATVISPVLTDGALLHCDPFERLSVVLLTKHRRDLLSELYTTDLVSHRPAQAKFSSGGRFYADLPYLRDAEAAVPDLVYDVTDSLEASAALESAFHDEGDFALTGRTEVPGLPIRDMEFHLLLTRRDSTEEVELPLTPLSYAAFDLMTWRARIPLTTCNEGSILTPGVWDVSLVGRLGEATVRGRLHGGDLGSHRVPTPVFAEPLPGYGMYEAEMYATSRAHYVAIGVAGRHRTPARAFLAGVTWKDDSAQLVGGGWSGRDSTMPLTASVVLSERGTRREIELPTTVTDFPPLLDPPAARAPQSPDGGADRPATETPWAPPVPDWAIGFTATFTAELREGLDGTWDCYLRLRRGRDLRDIRVAAPTYAVSADLQPLTRKAKALHCSPYVTDKRNVSLRL; the protein is encoded by the coding sequence ATGGTTGACATCAGCGTCATCGTTCCGGTGTACAACGCGGAAACCACCATTGAGCGGTGCATCACCTCCGTGGTGCGGCAGAGCATCGGGGTGGACAGGATCGAGCTCATCGTCGTCGACGACGGTTCCATCGACGCCACCCCTACGGAGCTGAGCAGGCTCGCCGCGCTGCACCCCGTGCTGACCGTGCTGACGATCGACCACCGGGGAAAGCCCGCGGCTGCGCGGAACACCGGGATCGAACACGCCCGCGGCCGATTCCTGTACTTCCTCGACGCGGACGACTGGCTCGGCGAGGAAACGCTGGAACGCACACTCACCCTCGCGGAGCGCGGCGGCGCGGACATCGTCCTGGGGAAGATAGTGGGCGTCGGCGGCCGCAGGCCCGCCACGTCGATGTTCCGGGAGACCGTGACCCTCGGGAACATCTTCGACACGTACGCCTATCGGAACCAGGTCGTCTTCAAGCTCTTCCGACGCGAGTTGATCGACCGGCTCGACCTCCGTTTCGACGAAGAGGCCGGTTACGGCGAGGACATCATCTTCGTGTCGACCGCCTACCTGGCGGCCCGCGATTCCATCGGCATCGTGTCGGACTACGACTGCTACTACTGGACCCGGGCCCAGGGTGACCAGCAGGAGCTGTCCCGTACGTACCAGGCGCCGGAGCGCGTCACCAACATCATCGAGCCCGTCCGGCAGATCCAGGAAGCCGACCTGGACCCGGACCAGCGGGACGCCATGATGTCGCGGCACTTCAAGGACGTGGTCGGCTTTCTGCGTCGCTGGGTGGGGGTGCAGGGCGTACCGGCCTCGGAGGCGGCGTTCGACCGTATCGCCACGGTGATCTCCCCTGTCCTCACCGATGGGGCGCTGCTGCACTGCGATCCGTTCGAGCGGCTGTCGGTCGTGCTCCTCACGAAGCACCGCCGAGATCTCCTCTCCGAGCTCTACACCACGGATCTCGTCTCCCACCGCCCGGCGCAGGCGAAGTTCTCGTCGGGCGGACGGTTCTACGCCGATCTGCCGTATCTGCGCGACGCCGAGGCCGCAGTTCCCGACCTGGTCTACGACGTCACGGACTCGCTCGAGGCCTCCGCCGCGCTGGAATCCGCCTTCCACGACGAGGGCGACTTCGCTCTCACCGGCCGCACGGAGGTGCCGGGCCTGCCGATCCGGGACATGGAATTCCACCTGCTGCTGACGCGACGGGACAGCACCGAGGAGGTCGAGCTCCCCCTCACCCCACTCTCGTACGCCGCCTTCGACCTGATGACCTGGCGCGCGCGAATCCCTCTGACCACCTGCAACGAGGGGTCGATCCTGACGCCCGGGGTCTGGGACGTCTCCCTCGTGGGCCGCCTCGGGGAGGCCACCGTCCGGGGCCGGCTGCACGGCGGCGACCTGGGCAGCCATCGAGTCCCCACCCCCGTCTTCGCGGAGCCCCTGCCCGGATACGGCATGTACGAGGCGGAGATGTACGCGACCTCGCGCGCCCACTACGTCGCCATCGGTGTCGCGGGCCGCCACCGGACGCCGGCCAGGGCCTTCCTGGCCGGCGTGACCTGGAAGGACGACTCCGCGCAGCTCGTCGGAGGTGGCTGGAGCGGCCGGGACAGCACGATGCCGCTGACCGCGAGCGTGGTGCTCTCGGAGCGCGGCACACGCCGGGAGATCGAGCTCCCCACCACCGTCACGGACTTCCCGCCCCTCCTGGACCCCCCGGCCGCCCGCGCCCCGCAGAGTCCCGACGGAGGAGCGGACCGGCCCGCGACGGAGACCCCCTGGGCGCCCCCGGTACCCGACTGGGCCATCGGGTTCACGGCCACGTTCACCGCCGAGCTGCGCGAGGGCCTCGACGGCACGTGGGACTGCTATCTCAGACTGCGGCGCGGCAGGGACCTGCGTGACATCCGCGTCGCGGCACCCACGTACGCGGTCTCCGCCGATCTCCAGCCCTTGACCCGTAAGGCGAAGGCGCTGCACTGCAGCCCGTACGTCACGGACAAGCGCAATGTGAGCCTCCGACTGTGA
- a CDS encoding glycosyltransferase family 2 protein: MTDPQASAGEPTPPAVSVVVAVYNAMPYLTECLDSLVGQTLGIEQMEIVAVEDKSTDASLQELRRFADRHPQVRVVARERNSGGPSVPRNQGIDQARGRYVFLMDADDYLGDEALARMVAMADEQDSDVVVGKMAGVGGRRMAEAAFRHAPRADLYTSQVYRSLGPTKLYRRSLLDDNHIRFDTDLWLGEDQVFVTDALLSARTISVVGDYTCYYARARDDGQNLSKRPKSAQERVVMFERLLSMVDERVSDPRGRRTLLGRHFRNILGKTLLPVIGFSRFDPGTGPRYDEAYTAEILASTLDLFDRYWSDDFASEIGPYERLMVHCLTSGKLDELLYLGWFHPHRADVDLLIEGGRAYRTWPFFRFHDAPEERIPDDVYDVTDTIPARATVATLTEEDGTLSLTGNAVLRLPGHEGAPDVEVQLRHRVDGTSRALPTNTDTDTEGPDASWSAQLALSEPGDGVWALWARLRGGGLVRDVPLTAPADAAWPMSAHRHTPHGGRYWRALRTRGGLGVLDIGGETAPLDAVLMVQQQQGDDELFTFVVSAAGGVRVDGARASLSLLGRIHGAELTVPAHRAGEDGEHATFDAVVAPRRLTDDSVEAPDIWDLRVVFEADGLTPRVLRLHAARGDSQVPERGRTWSGPDPANGATRYVTPYLTARGYAAIDGVGKYFGPGK; encoded by the coding sequence GTGACCGATCCCCAAGCCTCCGCCGGCGAGCCCACGCCCCCGGCCGTCTCGGTCGTCGTGGCCGTGTACAACGCGATGCCGTATCTGACCGAGTGTCTCGACTCCCTCGTCGGGCAGACACTCGGAATCGAGCAGATGGAGATCGTCGCCGTCGAGGACAAGTCCACCGACGCGAGCCTCCAGGAGCTGCGGCGCTTCGCCGACCGCCACCCTCAAGTCCGTGTCGTGGCCCGCGAGCGGAACTCCGGTGGGCCCAGCGTTCCCCGCAACCAGGGCATCGACCAGGCCCGCGGCCGTTACGTGTTTCTCATGGACGCCGATGACTACCTGGGTGACGAGGCGCTTGCTCGCATGGTGGCCATGGCCGACGAGCAGGACAGTGACGTGGTGGTCGGGAAGATGGCCGGTGTCGGCGGTCGCCGTATGGCGGAAGCGGCCTTCCGGCACGCTCCGCGCGCTGACCTGTACACCAGTCAGGTGTACCGCTCGCTGGGTCCGACGAAGCTCTATCGGCGCTCCCTCCTGGACGACAACCACATCCGGTTCGACACGGACCTGTGGCTGGGCGAGGACCAGGTCTTCGTGACCGATGCGTTGCTGTCGGCCCGGACGATCTCCGTCGTCGGCGACTACACGTGCTACTACGCGCGCGCCCGTGACGACGGCCAGAACCTGAGCAAGCGCCCCAAGTCCGCTCAGGAGCGGGTCGTCATGTTCGAGCGGCTGCTGAGCATGGTGGACGAGCGGGTGAGCGATCCGCGTGGGCGGCGCACGCTCCTCGGCCGGCACTTCAGGAACATCCTGGGGAAGACTCTGCTGCCGGTGATCGGCTTCTCCCGCTTCGACCCCGGCACCGGACCCCGTTACGACGAGGCGTACACCGCCGAGATCCTCGCCTCCACGCTGGATCTCTTCGACCGCTATTGGAGCGATGACTTCGCCTCCGAAATCGGCCCCTACGAGCGACTCATGGTGCACTGCCTGACCAGCGGCAAGCTCGACGAGCTGCTGTACCTCGGCTGGTTCCACCCTCATCGAGCGGACGTCGACCTGCTCATCGAGGGCGGCCGCGCGTACCGGACGTGGCCGTTCTTCCGGTTCCACGACGCCCCCGAGGAGCGCATCCCGGACGACGTCTACGACGTCACCGACACCATCCCGGCCCGTGCCACTGTTGCCACCCTCACTGAGGAGGACGGCACCCTCAGCCTCACCGGGAATGCCGTGCTGCGGCTGCCCGGCCACGAGGGAGCGCCCGACGTCGAGGTCCAGCTGCGCCACCGCGTGGACGGTACCTCTCGTGCTCTGCCCACGAACACCGACACTGACACTGAAGGGCCGGACGCTTCGTGGAGCGCACAGCTGGCACTGTCCGAACCGGGCGACGGTGTGTGGGCGCTGTGGGCCCGGTTGCGCGGGGGCGGTCTCGTCCGCGACGTCCCGCTGACCGCACCCGCGGATGCCGCCTGGCCCATGTCGGCCCACCGGCACACTCCGCACGGCGGGCGGTACTGGCGCGCTCTGCGGACAAGAGGCGGCCTCGGAGTCCTCGACATCGGCGGGGAGACCGCGCCTCTCGACGCCGTGCTCATGGTGCAACAGCAGCAGGGAGACGACGAGTTGTTCACCTTCGTCGTCTCCGCGGCCGGCGGTGTCCGTGTCGACGGTGCCCGCGCCTCGCTCTCTCTGCTGGGCCGCATCCACGGAGCGGAGTTGACCGTGCCAGCCCATCGGGCCGGCGAGGACGGCGAACACGCCACGTTCGACGCAGTCGTCGCCCCGCGCCGCCTGACGGACGACTCCGTCGAGGCCCCCGACATCTGGGATCTCCGGGTCGTCTTCGAGGCGGACGGCCTGACGCCGCGCGTCCTCCGTCTGCACGCCGCACGCGGAGACTCCCAGGTGCCCGAGCGTGGCAGGACGTGGTCAGGACCCGACCCGGCGAACGGCGCCACGCGCTACGTGACGCCGTACCTGACGGCCAGGGGATACGCGGCCATTGACGGCGTCGGGAAGTACTTCGGTCCGGGGAAGTAG
- a CDS encoding rhamnogalacturonan acetylesterase, with the protein MSSPQPQASNHAPRVFVAGDSTAVTRPNTHLPMTGWAQALHLFLADEVEVVNCARARSSSKSFRERGRLRWILEQLAPGDYFIVGFGQIDWKPDPGLHTEPFDDFQEHLRAYICGTRDAQAHPVILLPYERRRVDRHSNVSRFLGDYPLAMRELAREEHVPVVDLYGQSVAWWEELGPEDSKRAFTYLRPGEPLMGVVLDADNVHVRPEGAIECARFVARSLLEQEVLPARLVQDLGRRTFSYEELGWLDEATYDRLTKERVSRRPAPEGH; encoded by the coding sequence ATGAGCAGCCCCCAGCCACAGGCTTCGAACCACGCCCCGCGCGTCTTCGTCGCCGGCGATTCCACCGCTGTCACACGCCCGAACACCCATCTGCCCATGACCGGCTGGGCGCAGGCGCTGCATCTCTTCCTCGCCGACGAGGTGGAGGTCGTCAACTGTGCCCGCGCGCGGTCGAGTTCGAAGAGCTTCCGGGAGCGCGGCCGACTGCGGTGGATCCTCGAACAGCTCGCTCCCGGGGACTACTTCATCGTCGGCTTCGGCCAGATCGACTGGAAGCCGGACCCGGGCCTGCACACCGAGCCGTTCGACGACTTCCAGGAGCACCTGCGCGCCTACATCTGCGGCACCCGGGACGCCCAGGCACATCCGGTGATCCTGCTGCCCTACGAGCGGCGCCGGGTGGACCGCCACTCCAATGTCTCCCGCTTCCTCGGTGACTACCCGCTGGCCATGCGGGAGTTGGCCCGCGAGGAGCACGTTCCCGTCGTCGACCTGTACGGGCAGAGCGTCGCCTGGTGGGAGGAGCTGGGGCCCGAGGACTCGAAGCGGGCCTTCACCTATCTGCGTCCGGGGGAGCCTCTGATGGGGGTCGTCCTGGACGCCGACAATGTGCACGTGCGGCCCGAGGGTGCCATCGAGTGCGCCCGCTTCGTCGCCCGCAGCCTCCTCGAACAAGAAGTGCTCCCCGCCCGCCTTGTGCAGGACCTCGGCCGCCGCACGTTCTCGTACGAGGAGCTGGGCTGGCTGGACGAGGCCACGTACGACCGGCTGACCAAGGAGCGGGTCTCGCGTCGGCCCGCCCCGGAAGGGCACTGA
- a CDS encoding glycosyltransferase family 2 protein — MRTETVSGGPRPADVSVLLAVRNGMPELGTCLKSLGRQTLASERMEVIVVDDASTDASAGEAEAFASGAGCPVRIVRRETAAAVPGLVRNQALAQATGRYVLFLGSADRLGDEALERMLATADRDDSDVVVGKVVGGGLRGFEKQAFKAKPGEEGARAQALRHLGVMKLFRRELLSRNDIRFDASLCGGDDVVFVTQAVAAADRVSFVSDYVCCRIGQAREPEDGVVPYACDCAERSLPFFRAAAAVAKRARSQVETERMLSVLLAHHIDEMLSVVDSDASYNERQSAVLEMQRMRQAYWTNGVGRRVGLYPGLCSFAAARGLFDEVCYLAVNRRFSHRARTVVEGNRVYRAFPFFRAHRGPGNLLPDHVFECTDRLRARGELLQAVLSGPTKVVLSGFGYVGSLDSSKCTVTLHLRRRGGGGALVLPVEPSPTPFLTRERGDGVHDYDDAGWRAEVDFDRVDWSRKKHGPWDFWVIVSSAGMAKEARLKAPASVGRALDNGLFTGNDSTRVRVYRTPGGYLACEISAAAGGGGSR, encoded by the coding sequence ATGCGTACCGAGACCGTGTCCGGCGGTCCACGCCCGGCGGATGTCAGCGTTCTGCTCGCGGTCCGGAACGGCATGCCCGAGCTCGGCACGTGTCTCAAGTCGCTGGGCCGGCAGACCCTGGCTTCCGAGCGCATGGAAGTGATCGTCGTGGACGACGCGTCCACCGACGCGAGCGCCGGGGAGGCGGAGGCCTTCGCGTCCGGAGCGGGGTGTCCCGTCAGGATCGTCCGCCGCGAAACGGCCGCCGCCGTCCCCGGACTCGTACGCAATCAGGCACTCGCCCAGGCCACCGGACGGTACGTGCTGTTCCTCGGAAGCGCGGACCGTCTCGGCGACGAGGCTCTGGAGCGCATGCTCGCCACGGCGGACCGCGACGACAGCGACGTCGTCGTGGGCAAGGTCGTGGGGGGCGGTCTTCGCGGGTTCGAGAAGCAGGCGTTCAAGGCCAAGCCGGGCGAGGAAGGGGCGCGCGCCCAGGCCCTGCGACACCTCGGGGTCATGAAACTCTTCCGCCGCGAACTGCTGTCCCGAAACGACATCCGCTTCGACGCGTCGCTGTGCGGTGGGGACGACGTCGTCTTCGTGACACAGGCCGTGGCCGCCGCCGACCGGGTCTCCTTCGTGTCCGACTACGTCTGCTGCCGCATCGGGCAGGCTCGCGAGCCGGAGGACGGAGTCGTGCCGTACGCGTGCGACTGCGCGGAACGGTCGCTCCCCTTCTTCCGGGCCGCCGCGGCGGTGGCGAAGCGGGCCCGGAGCCAGGTCGAGACCGAGCGGATGCTGTCGGTCCTGCTCGCGCACCACATCGACGAGATGCTCTCGGTCGTCGACTCCGACGCTTCGTACAACGAACGACAGTCCGCGGTCCTCGAGATGCAGCGCATGCGCCAGGCGTACTGGACCAACGGGGTCGGCAGGAGAGTGGGCCTCTATCCCGGCCTGTGCTCGTTCGCCGCCGCCCGCGGGCTCTTCGACGAGGTCTGCTACCTGGCGGTCAACCGCCGCTTCTCCCACCGTGCCCGGACCGTGGTGGAGGGGAACCGCGTCTACCGCGCGTTCCCGTTCTTCCGGGCCCACCGCGGTCCCGGGAACCTCCTGCCCGACCACGTCTTCGAATGCACCGACCGCCTCAGGGCCAGGGGCGAACTGCTCCAGGCCGTGTTGTCGGGACCGACCAAGGTGGTGCTCTCCGGATTCGGTTACGTGGGGTCCCTGGACAGCTCCAAGTGCACGGTCACCCTGCACCTGCGCAGGCGCGGCGGCGGAGGAGCCCTGGTGCTCCCGGTCGAACCGTCCCCCACACCGTTCCTGACGCGCGAGCGCGGTGACGGCGTGCACGACTACGACGACGCCGGCTGGCGCGCCGAAGTGGACTTCGACCGGGTCGACTGGTCCCGGAAGAAGCACGGTCCGTGGGACTTCTGGGTCATCGTGTCCTCGGCCGGGATGGCCAAGGAGGCACGGCTGAAGGCTCCGGCGAGCGTCGGGAGGGCCCTGGACAACGGCCTTTTCACGGGCAACGACTCGACGCGGGTGCGGGTGTACCGGACCCCTGGCGGCTATCTGGCCTGCGAGATCTCCGCGGCCGCTGGCGGCGGGGGGTCTCGATGA
- a CDS encoding GDSL-type esterase/lipase family protein, whose translation MTDTREVPALFVAGDSVTQQRAKDSDPLSGWPQHLPRFVVPEPPLFNYAQEGHNSSTFLRHRAATLVNLMRPGDVCLIALGNTDQQLGRDNWYVPPRVYRDNLRRFAAAVAERGGVPVVVTQLCPADFTEDGTVADTTGGYSEHARAAAVESGVPLLDLHRLTTQLWQELGPEETRRHFRWYDAGGHPDVPAGRIDSLHLNRAGAWRVAQRVAAELVRLEVLSEHVLRAVSPQAPELPAHPGRTAETFPLHSDRTGTAPGRIKIRGPRAGRRIVPAQKFAGVADRTLTRISFYLDGSRIGATLIGPKGEWTWRRTTYWPPGEHVLTLVGQRADGVLTAPVDHPVHVVDALEAPRVTMPRPGRLSGGHPCIRGRAPHASAVVLFDGERRIGRAPVRADGSWSFLGEEPWHAGEHHLSVVAVFGPLVSPAAAHTVSVHDLGRAAPSPWPQPA comes from the coding sequence ATGACGGACACCAGGGAAGTGCCAGCTCTTTTCGTGGCCGGTGACTCCGTGACCCAGCAGCGGGCCAAGGACAGTGATCCCCTCTCGGGCTGGCCCCAGCACCTGCCGCGCTTCGTCGTGCCCGAGCCGCCCCTGTTCAACTACGCGCAGGAGGGGCACAACAGCTCGACGTTCCTCCGCCACCGTGCCGCGACGCTGGTCAACCTGATGAGACCCGGGGACGTGTGCCTCATCGCCTTGGGCAACACCGATCAGCAGCTAGGCCGTGACAACTGGTACGTGCCGCCGCGGGTGTACCGCGACAACCTTCGACGGTTCGCCGCCGCGGTCGCCGAACGCGGAGGTGTCCCCGTGGTCGTCACGCAGCTCTGCCCCGCCGACTTCACCGAGGACGGCACGGTGGCGGACACCACCGGTGGATATTCCGAGCACGCCCGGGCGGCGGCCGTGGAGTCGGGCGTCCCCCTGCTCGACCTCCACCGGCTGACCACCCAGCTGTGGCAGGAGCTCGGCCCCGAGGAGACGCGCCGCCACTTCCGCTGGTACGACGCGGGCGGGCACCCCGACGTCCCGGCCGGCCGGATCGACTCACTGCACCTGAACCGGGCCGGAGCATGGCGTGTGGCTCAGCGCGTCGCCGCGGAGCTCGTACGGCTGGAGGTGCTTTCGGAGCACGTGCTCCGTGCCGTGTCGCCCCAGGCCCCCGAGTTGCCCGCCCATCCTGGGAGGACCGCGGAGACCTTTCCCCTCCACTCGGATCGCACGGGTACCGCACCGGGGCGCATCAAGATCCGTGGACCGCGCGCCGGGCGGCGCATCGTCCCGGCCCAGAAGTTCGCCGGCGTCGCCGACCGCACCCTCACGCGCATCAGCTTCTACCTCGACGGCTCCCGCATCGGTGCGACGCTGATCGGCCCCAAAGGCGAATGGACGTGGCGGCGAACGACGTACTGGCCTCCCGGTGAGCACGTCCTCACCCTCGTCGGACAGCGCGCCGACGGAGTCCTCACCGCACCGGTCGACCACCCCGTGCACGTCGTCGACGCTCTGGAAGCCCCCCGGGTAACGATGCCGCGGCCCGGACGGCTGTCGGGCGGTCACCCCTGCATCCGGGGCCGGGCGCCGCACGCGTCGGCCGTCGTCCTGTTCGACGGCGAACGGCGGATCGGTCGGGCCCCGGTGCGCGCCGACGGCTCCTGGTCCTTCCTCGGCGAGGAGCCGTGGCACGCCGGCGAGCACCACCTGAGTGTCGTCGCCGTGTTCGGCCCGCTTGTGTCGCCGGCCGCGGCGCACACCGTGAGCGTCCACGATCTGGGCCGAGCCGCACCCTCGCCGTGGCCCCAGCCCGCCTGA
- a CDS encoding bifunctional cytidylyltransferase/SDR family oxidoreductase, which yields MNQQHESEQQTGRTVAVILAGGTGTRVGLAVPKQLVKIAGKTIIEHTLDIFERAPGVDEIVVLMTSDFVPTLQKIVDAAGYTKVSRVIAGGTSRNETTRRALGALGAQAGTPPEDNMKVLFHDSVRPLLSQRIVADCIAALDRYDAVDVAIPSADTIAHCRTHGTDGEFITSIPDRTRLRRGQTPQGFRLATLWQAYEKASGDPNFEGTDDCSIVLRYLPDVPVHVVRGEEQNMKVTHPVDVFLTDKLFQLSSSVAPEALEEEEYRKRLDGRTVVIFGASYGIGADIADIARSHGAKVFANSRSGTGTYVEHPEHIERALTEAYEETGRVDYVVNTAGVLRIGKLAESSTETIEEATAVNYLAPVHMARFAHRYLAETKGQLLLYTSSSYTRGRGSYSLYSSAKAATVNLTQALADEWAPDGIRVNCINPERTATPMRTNAFGDEPSSSLLTSEAVAQSSVDVLVSPLTGHVIDIRRQDPTLNTVGDDFYAALVAGLEE from the coding sequence GTGAATCAGCAGCACGAAAGCGAACAGCAGACCGGCCGTACCGTCGCCGTCATTCTCGCTGGAGGCACGGGCACCCGGGTCGGCCTCGCCGTGCCGAAGCAGCTGGTGAAGATCGCAGGCAAGACGATCATCGAGCACACCCTGGACATCTTCGAGCGAGCGCCGGGCGTCGACGAAATCGTCGTCCTCATGACGAGCGATTTCGTCCCCACGCTGCAGAAGATCGTGGACGCCGCCGGATACACCAAGGTGAGCCGCGTGATAGCGGGCGGAACCTCCCGCAACGAGACCACACGACGCGCCCTCGGAGCCCTGGGGGCCCAGGCCGGCACTCCCCCCGAGGACAACATGAAGGTCCTCTTCCACGACTCGGTGCGCCCCCTCCTCTCCCAGCGGATCGTCGCCGACTGCATCGCCGCCCTGGACCGCTACGACGCGGTGGACGTGGCCATCCCCTCCGCGGACACCATCGCGCACTGCCGCACCCACGGGACCGACGGCGAGTTCATCACCTCGATCCCCGACCGCACCCGGCTCCGCCGTGGCCAGACACCCCAGGGCTTCCGCCTCGCGACGCTCTGGCAGGCCTACGAGAAGGCCTCCGGCGACCCCAACTTCGAGGGCACCGACGACTGCTCCATCGTGCTGCGCTACCTCCCCGACGTGCCGGTGCACGTCGTACGCGGAGAAGAGCAGAACATGAAGGTCACCCACCCCGTCGACGTGTTCCTCACCGACAAACTGTTCCAGCTCTCCTCCAGCGTCGCTCCCGAGGCCCTGGAAGAGGAGGAGTACCGCAAGCGCCTCGACGGCCGCACGGTGGTGATCTTCGGCGCGAGCTACGGCATCGGGGCGGACATCGCCGACATCGCCCGCAGCCACGGCGCGAAGGTCTTCGCCAACAGCCGCTCGGGAACCGGCACTTACGTCGAGCACCCCGAGCACATCGAACGCGCGCTGACCGAGGCGTACGAGGAGACGGGACGCGTCGACTACGTCGTCAACACCGCGGGCGTGCTCCGCATCGGCAAACTCGCGGAGAGCAGCACAGAGACCATCGAAGAGGCCACGGCGGTGAACTACCTGGCCCCCGTGCACATGGCCCGCTTCGCCCACCGCTACCTGGCCGAGACCAAGGGCCAGCTCCTCCTCTACACCTCCAGCAGCTACACCCGCGGCCGCGGCTCGTACAGCCTCTACTCCTCCGCCAAGGCCGCCACCGTCAACCTCACCCAGGCCCTCGCCGACGAATGGGCCCCCGACGGCATCCGCGTCAACTGCATCAACCCGGAACGCACCGCGACCCCGATGCGCACCAACGCCTTCGGCGACGAACCGTCCTCCTCCCTCCTCACCTCCGAGGCGGTGGCCCAGTCTTCGGTCGACGTCCTGGTGTCACCACTGACCGGCCACGTCATCGACATCCGCCGCCAGGACCCGACACTGAACACGGTGGGCGACGACTTCTACGCGGCGTTGGTGGCCGGGCTCGAGGAGTAG
- a CDS encoding Ig-like domain-containing protein has translation MPHELCRGRVTGHSTADGVVSAAVFSSADPELGVRPGEELHLTLSVSCDEHAHLGFGYLLANSLDGVATVAGLQDVEYFPQQGWYRVRAERQQTATGSVTVRIDDRPKTPRLRPVLAATLRLPTTGERIRVKRLTHAALPIRAADVRGLRLTTDIGAPVSVHPWDSRPDAGSVLSVTQPAHGVVEHPGDDWIHYRPTPGFTGYDRFTYTAVDANGITATAPVNVFVGELGPTPGVFPVEPPAPAFTPWQWPELTGSLPWPGIPTKASHG, from the coding sequence ATGCCTCACGAACTGTGCCGGGGCCGGGTCACGGGACACTCCACCGCCGACGGGGTCGTGTCCGCCGCGGTCTTCTCCTCGGCGGATCCGGAGCTCGGCGTCCGGCCGGGCGAGGAGCTCCATCTGACGCTCTCCGTGTCCTGCGACGAGCACGCGCACCTGGGGTTCGGTTACCTGCTGGCGAACTCGCTCGACGGGGTGGCGACCGTGGCCGGGTTGCAGGACGTCGAGTACTTTCCGCAGCAGGGCTGGTACCGGGTCCGCGCCGAGCGGCAGCAGACCGCCACCGGAAGCGTCACCGTACGGATCGACGACCGGCCGAAGACCCCGCGCCTGCGTCCTGTCCTCGCCGCGACGCTCCGGCTGCCCACCACCGGCGAGCGGATCCGCGTCAAGCGGCTGACCCACGCCGCGCTGCCGATCCGGGCAGCCGACGTCCGCGGCCTGCGCCTCACGACCGACATCGGCGCACCCGTGTCCGTACACCCCTGGGACAGCCGCCCGGACGCGGGTTCCGTGCTGTCGGTGACCCAGCCCGCGCACGGCGTCGTCGAGCACCCGGGAGACGACTGGATCCACTACCGGCCCACGCCCGGGTTCACGGGCTACGACCGGTTCACATACACGGCCGTGGACGCGAACGGCATTACGGCGACCGCCCCGGTCAACGTCTTCGTGGGGGAGCTGGGCCCGACGCCCGGTGTCTTCCCCGTCGAACCACCGGCACCCGCCTTCACCCCCTGGCAGTGGCCCGAACTCACTGGGAGCCTGCCCTGGCCCGGCATCCCGACCAAGGCATCGCACGGCTGA